The proteins below are encoded in one region of Cololabis saira isolate AMF1-May2022 chromosome 21, fColSai1.1, whole genome shotgun sequence:
- the fbxw9 gene encoding F-box/WD repeat-containing protein 9 isoform X1 yields the protein MSELSVNLHASHAGSCHEQDGPCPDSTGSTNIDVCSPDLQGLLPAVHSSSADVSPSPSAESSGLLSLPWEILTHIASLLPAQCVIDVLPKVCDTLGTVGKDSTTWQLRARRLTGSRASFPFVPREDFDWPTACLEMEQLISCWTGEEQHIARGSQVDEERGEGQARPQAGGPAAEGQDGGGQGEVEGVGVAAQEVAYGANEGLEVEIEGEDGEMQPILGVQEARLREELGGGLDNGAAALMEQERMAFHAYMEQVVAPDKQENPVDRGNKIGFSPSPALEYTNFAIDHIGQVNSVLLLGGKGAVCATASRDGNVKLWDLQATSDRTLIYTLGRKGDFSTHKGWVWCLASEGPLLASGGFDNTVSLWDLQAGGAERGLIKTGAAVICLSCQPDVLLAGTFDKMVSLYDPRAAEPLIKSLRLHKGAVMCLAADDKYIISGSKDSTVAIYDRRAGKTLEKCRLRSYLVSMSYNGCEVWAGDQTGMLHCLAVQTGTLKLLSQFDVGHTALITGIHSSLGTLYTCSSDRTVKVHIPSAPPRTLCTLHHQTGVHGLSVEAGVLAVASWESSLAIWRPRTLS from the exons ATGTCTGAGCTGAGTGTCAACCTGCATGCTTCACACGCAGGATCGTGCCATGAACAGGATGGACCATGCCCTGACTCCACGGGATCCACCAACATTGATGTTTGCAGTCCCGACCTGCAGGG CCTGCTGCCTGCTGTCCACTCATCCTCTGCAGATGTTAGTCCCTCACCATCTGCAGAGTCCAGTGGCTTGTTGTCTTTGCCGTGGGAGATCTTAACCCACATTGCATCACTccttcctgctcagtgtgtcaTTGATGTGCTGCCAAAG GTTTGTGACACTTTGGGTACCGTGGGTAAAGACAGCACCACCTGGCAGCTGCGTGCACGGAGACTAACTGGATCCAGAGCAAGTTTTCCATTTGTGCCAAGGGAGGACTTTGACTGGCCTACTGCTTGTCTGGAAATGGAGCAACTAATATCCTGCTGGACAGGTGAAGAGCAGCATATAGCCAGAGGCTCCCAAGTGgatgaagaaagaggagaagGTCAAGCGagaccacaggcaggtggaccAGCTGCAGAGGGACAGGACGGTGGTGGACAGGGGGAGGTAGAGGGAGTGGGAGTGGCGGCGCAGGAGGTTGCTTATGGTGCTAATGAAGGATTGGAGGTTGAGATAGAAGGTGAGGATGGTGAAATGCAGCCCATCTTAGGAGTCCAAGAGGCAAGATTGAGAGAGGAATTGGGAGGCGGACTGGATAATGGTGCGGCAGCACTAATGGAACAGGAAAGGATGGCTTTTCATGCTTATATGGAGCAAGTAGTGGCTCCTGATAAGCAGGAGAACCCGGTTGATCGAGGAAATAAAATAGGTTTCAGTCCATCCCCAGCGCTGGAGTACACGAACTTCGCTATAGATCACATCGGACAGGTCAACTCAGTCCTCCTCCTCGGTGGAAAGGGTGCCGTCTGTGCTACAGCATCACGAGATGGGAATGTGAAATTATGGGATCTTCAAGCAACCTCCGATCGTACTTTAATATACACGTTGGGAAGGAAGGGTGATTTCAGCACCCATAAGGGCTGGGTGTGGTGCCTGGCATCCGAGGGTCCACTGCTGGCCTCAGGGGGCTTTGACAACACGGTGAGCCTATGGGACCTTCAGGCAGGTGGTGCAGAGAGGGGCCTGATCAAGACTGGGGCTGCTGTCATCTGCTTGTCCTGTCAGCCAGACGTGCTGCTGGCTGGTACATTTGacaagatggtcagcttatacGACCCCAGAG CTGCTGAACCACTGATTAAAAGCCTCCGTCTCCATAAAGGTGCTGTAATGTGCCTCGCAGCAGATGACAAATACATAATCTCTGGAAGTAAAGACTCCACTGTGGCAATTTATGACCGCAGGGCAGGAAAAACCTTGGAGAAATGCAGG CTGAGGTCTTATCTAGTGTCCATGAGCTACAATGGCTGTGAAGTCTGGGCAGGAGACCAAACAGGCATGCTGCATTGTTTGGCAGTACAGACGGGGACCTTGAAACTCCTGTCTCAGTTTGATGTGGGACACACGGCTCTGATCACTGGCATCCACAGTTCCCTTGGAACCCTCTACACGTGCTCATCTGATCGTACTGTCAAG GTACATATTCCTTCTGCACCTCCAAGGACCTTATGCACTCTGCATCATCAGACTGGAGTCCATGGG TTGAGTGTGGAAGCTGGAGTCCTCGCTGTGGCTTCATGGGAGTCAAGTCTGGCAATCTGGAGGCCCAGAACATTAAGCTAG
- the fbxw9 gene encoding F-box/WD repeat-containing protein 9 isoform X2, producing MVCDTLGTVGKDSTTWQLRARRLTGSRASFPFVPREDFDWPTACLEMEQLISCWTGEEQHIARGSQVDEERGEGQARPQAGGPAAEGQDGGGQGEVEGVGVAAQEVAYGANEGLEVEIEGEDGEMQPILGVQEARLREELGGGLDNGAAALMEQERMAFHAYMEQVVAPDKQENPVDRGNKIGFSPSPALEYTNFAIDHIGQVNSVLLLGGKGAVCATASRDGNVKLWDLQATSDRTLIYTLGRKGDFSTHKGWVWCLASEGPLLASGGFDNTVSLWDLQAGGAERGLIKTGAAVICLSCQPDVLLAGTFDKMVSLYDPRAAEPLIKSLRLHKGAVMCLAADDKYIISGSKDSTVAIYDRRAGKTLEKCRLRSYLVSMSYNGCEVWAGDQTGMLHCLAVQTGTLKLLSQFDVGHTALITGIHSSLGTLYTCSSDRTVKVHIPSAPPRTLCTLHHQTGVHGLSVEAGVLAVASWESSLAIWRPRTLS from the exons ATG GTTTGTGACACTTTGGGTACCGTGGGTAAAGACAGCACCACCTGGCAGCTGCGTGCACGGAGACTAACTGGATCCAGAGCAAGTTTTCCATTTGTGCCAAGGGAGGACTTTGACTGGCCTACTGCTTGTCTGGAAATGGAGCAACTAATATCCTGCTGGACAGGTGAAGAGCAGCATATAGCCAGAGGCTCCCAAGTGgatgaagaaagaggagaagGTCAAGCGagaccacaggcaggtggaccAGCTGCAGAGGGACAGGACGGTGGTGGACAGGGGGAGGTAGAGGGAGTGGGAGTGGCGGCGCAGGAGGTTGCTTATGGTGCTAATGAAGGATTGGAGGTTGAGATAGAAGGTGAGGATGGTGAAATGCAGCCCATCTTAGGAGTCCAAGAGGCAAGATTGAGAGAGGAATTGGGAGGCGGACTGGATAATGGTGCGGCAGCACTAATGGAACAGGAAAGGATGGCTTTTCATGCTTATATGGAGCAAGTAGTGGCTCCTGATAAGCAGGAGAACCCGGTTGATCGAGGAAATAAAATAGGTTTCAGTCCATCCCCAGCGCTGGAGTACACGAACTTCGCTATAGATCACATCGGACAGGTCAACTCAGTCCTCCTCCTCGGTGGAAAGGGTGCCGTCTGTGCTACAGCATCACGAGATGGGAATGTGAAATTATGGGATCTTCAAGCAACCTCCGATCGTACTTTAATATACACGTTGGGAAGGAAGGGTGATTTCAGCACCCATAAGGGCTGGGTGTGGTGCCTGGCATCCGAGGGTCCACTGCTGGCCTCAGGGGGCTTTGACAACACGGTGAGCCTATGGGACCTTCAGGCAGGTGGTGCAGAGAGGGGCCTGATCAAGACTGGGGCTGCTGTCATCTGCTTGTCCTGTCAGCCAGACGTGCTGCTGGCTGGTACATTTGacaagatggtcagcttatacGACCCCAGAG CTGCTGAACCACTGATTAAAAGCCTCCGTCTCCATAAAGGTGCTGTAATGTGCCTCGCAGCAGATGACAAATACATAATCTCTGGAAGTAAAGACTCCACTGTGGCAATTTATGACCGCAGGGCAGGAAAAACCTTGGAGAAATGCAGG CTGAGGTCTTATCTAGTGTCCATGAGCTACAATGGCTGTGAAGTCTGGGCAGGAGACCAAACAGGCATGCTGCATTGTTTGGCAGTACAGACGGGGACCTTGAAACTCCTGTCTCAGTTTGATGTGGGACACACGGCTCTGATCACTGGCATCCACAGTTCCCTTGGAACCCTCTACACGTGCTCATCTGATCGTACTGTCAAG GTACATATTCCTTCTGCACCTCCAAGGACCTTATGCACTCTGCATCATCAGACTGGAGTCCATGGG TTGAGTGTGGAAGCTGGAGTCCTCGCTGTGGCTTCATGGGAGTCAAGTCTGGCAATCTGGAGGCCCAGAACATTAAGCTAG
- the LOC133422289 gene encoding guanine nucleotide-binding protein G(I)/G(S)/G(O) subunit gamma-7-like — MLSGKMSSSNSVIQAQKLLDQLRMEAGMERFKISLTAADLVRYCQEHRHSDPLLTGIAASSNPFKDKKTCVLL; from the exons ATGCTGTCAGGAAAGatgagcagcagcaacagcgtCATTCAGGCACAAAAACTGCTGGATCAGCTTCGGATGGAGGCAGGCATGGAGAGATTCAAG ATCTCCCTCACAGCAGCAGACTTGGTCCGATACTGTCAAGAGCACAGGCACAGCGACCCCCTGCTCACCGGTATAGCTGCCTCGTCTAATCCCTTCAAAGACAAGAAGACCTGTGTGCTGCTTTGA